TGGTTGAACACCAAAACCACTTGCATCATTTTCTGTAAAATTCATAAAAAGATAATTAGGTACACTGGCTTTGTCTTGATTATATTGATTTAATCCTCTATAGGATTCATTTTTATAATAGCCTTTTTCAGATATAATTATTAATTGTCCATCGTTAGATTTAGGAAAACTATTAGGTAGAATCCATGAATTCTCAACTGTCCAGTTAGAGCCGTCTTCCATTTCTAATATAGTTTGCATAGAATCATAGGTATTACAGCCCTTATTTACTAATACTTGCTTATTACCTACAGCATATACTCTTTTAACTTCACTTTCTGTAATAAAACGAATTAAATCGTAACAATGTACTCCTAAAAACCAAGCTGGTGAGGATTTTTCTGTCCAATTAAACCATTTTAATGGAACATCAATAATGTCATCTAAGGCCATATAACCTCTGACAATTTTATCTTTATTATTTGTAATATCATTTTTTATAGCTAAATATGCTGGATCCCATCTTTTATGAAAATCTACTGCTACACGAACATTGTTTTCTTTTGCAATTTTTATTAGTTCTTCCCCTTCCTCTACAGTAGTAGCTAAAGGTTTTTCTACAAATATATTCTTAATGCCGCCTAAAATAGCATCTTTCATAGGTTCATAATGATAAGGATCTGGTGTTGCTATAGAAATTGCATCTAATTCTTCATTTTTTAACATTTCTTTTACAGATGAATAACCTTTTATATTATATTCTTTTTCTGTTGCTTGTAATCTTTCTTCATTTGTATCACAAAATACTACTTTCTTAACATTATTGTCTGTAGTATAAGTGTTTAGATGGTAATGCCCATATATTCCTGCTCCAACTACACCTATATTAATCTTATTTGACATTATATTAAGCCTCCTACTTTTTTATTAATTACCTGCTTTTACTTTTTGTTTCTTTTCTAAATATAATCCTCCAACA
This Tissierellales bacterium DNA region includes the following protein-coding sequences:
- a CDS encoding Gfo/Idh/MocA family oxidoreductase; this encodes MSNKINIGVVGAGIYGHYHLNTYTTDNNVKKVVFCDTNEERLQATEKEYNIKGYSSVKEMLKNEELDAISIATPDPYHYEPMKDAILGGIKNIFVEKPLATTVEEGEELIKIAKENNVRVAVDFHKRWDPAYLAIKNDITNNKDKIVRGYMALDDIIDVPLKWFNWTEKSSPAWFLGVHCYDLIRFITESEVKRVYAVGNKQVLVNKGCNTYDSMQTILEMEDGSNWTVENSWILPNSFPKSNDGQLIIISEKGYYKNESYRGLNQYNQDKASVPNYLFMNFTENDASGFGVQPMKDFITAVINNTPFIADAFDGIQATRIAEAVHKSIITKEIISL